The Lycium barbarum isolate Lr01 chromosome 4, ASM1917538v2, whole genome shotgun sequence nucleotide sequence AAGAAATCTTATCCCCTGAGCAAAATAGGATAGTATCATCAGCATAGGATAAATGATAAGTGGTGTTTTTAGTTTGTGTACATCTCTTAAAAAAACTACTCATTCCTAGAAAGTAAGAAGTATTTTTACTAGTTTACTCTTAATTAAATACCcataaaaaaaaaagcaaattttTAATGGTTTGATAGAAAAAATCTGACGTGGCTCTCTAGTCATTTAATAGGCTTAATAAATGAATTAAACGTAGTAACCCATCTGGATACGCAATTTAAGCTACCCATTTACACACACAGCCACATGTATTTCCAAAATATTGACTAACATTTATTAAACGTAGTAACCCATCTTGATACGCAATTTAAGCTACCCATTTACACACACAAACACATGTATTTCCAAAATGTTGATTAACTTTTATACCCTAATAGTTAaattattctttcaattagaTAAGTTTATATTGGATAAGATGGTGATTACACTTAAATTTTAAGAGTTTTATTACACTTGAATTCTGAATCGTTCATGAAGTCTGAAACTCCAACAAATTTTCATGTTTAGATTGTGAAAGTTTGAATTCTATGAATTTTTTCTagggtttttttttaaatagtttttttaaatttttttttattattattaaatagGGGAAGAGATTACAACGCATTGATTCGAATCTTCACCAACAATGTGAAAGTTCGGTAGCCAATCAATTGAGCTACCAAATTCCTACTAATTGTTTCTAGAGTTTCATTGTCAAAACTTGAAATTTTTTTGAGCTAGAGATATTTTTAtctaaatttttattttcatattaaaaAGTAATTTTTTAAGTGATGGCTAAACTTTGATTGTTTGCTCAAATATAATAGCCTCTCTCACCTAGTTTTTACAAAAGAATTGGGGCCCAAAACCAACTGATTGACACATTAATCCACACTGCCGATAAATATACTCTACACTCTACCAACTCCGCCAACTAAATGAAGAAAAAGGAATCAAATATCCTGTATAAATAACCATTATTTTCTTTATCTGAAACCTCAACCCTCTCAACATTTCCTTGCCTTATTTTCTTTATCTGAAACCTCAACCCTCTCAAGTACTATAACTTAAGAATATCCCATGGCTGCTGCTCCTCAACAACCAACTTTATCTGAAACAATAACCACCGACTCGTCATCGGAAAGCAATGTTACGATCAAGGAAAAGATCTACACAAGACTCCGTCTGGCTACGAAAGCTGACCGTCACCATATATACCAACTGTTTTACCAAAACCATGAATACCATAACGACACTCATCTCTTTAAAGCTACCGAATCCTCCTTAGGGAACTTGCTCTTTAAAGAAAACCCTCTTCCCCTGTACTACGGGCCAACCATACTTCTACTCGAAGTCTCACCAACCCCTTTTAACGAATCCAAGCATACCACGGACCAAGGGTTCAAGCCCGTCCTTACAAAGTTCGACCTTAAATTCCCCGTCGTTGAAGGAGAGGCGGAGGAATTCAGGTCCAAATATGATGAAGGCAACGATAAACATGATGTTTTTATAGCGGGATATGCTTTCTTTTACGTGAATTATTCGTGCTTCTATGATAAACCTGGGTTCCGTTTCGAGGATCTTTACTTCAGGGAGAGTTATCGTAAGTTGGGAATGGGAAGACTGTTGTTTGGAACAGTCGTGTCCATTGCTGCTAACAACGGGTTCGTTTCGGTGGAAGGAATAGTTGCAGTTTGGAATAAGAAGTCATATGATTTTTACATAGACATGGGAGTTGAAATATTTGATGAGTTTAGATGTGGGAGGTTGTACGGTGAAGCGCTTCAAAAGTATGCTGATAAGGAGAAAAGTGATGGAGGGGgctattagtttttttttttaatccatatataatataaattaggcatgaataatgacatctctctatggcctagaaacacaattatcttttcttttttttttgagttttttccttttttttttttttaattatcccATCTTTTTATGTATTTTATTGTAACAACAATAAATGACTCAATAATTAATACTTTACTCTTCTTATTCATGGAATGATTTATTGTTTACTTTCAACTTACTACATTACGCATACCTTTCTAAATTAGCTATTGAGTTAAATTCACAGTGAAATAGCTATTATTGTTCCAACTTCCAACCTTTCAAATTCCTTATTTATGGAGAAAAAAGAATTAGAAATGTCTCTAacaattagaagaaaaaaaagctatatatatataggcatagataaggtgatgagGCACATTTTTGTTTCTCTCCTTTTTTGAATAGTTTCCCTTCATTTTTCAACATATTTTACTATTTAAATGGATTAAAAAAATACTTTATACATTAAATATCCTGTCGCAAGAAGTAACCCACGTACACTTTGCAATAAAACTCAATTAAACCTTTGATTCAACCCACATAAAATCCGTATTTACTGATACCATGTACACTTTGCGATGAATTTCAATTAACCTTTGATTCATCCCACGTAGCACATTTATTTACTGATACATTGGCCTAAAACTGATTTTTGTTGACACTTATCACTACTAATTACCCAATTCATTGCTATGCTAATTGATGTCTATTCTTCTGCTAATTGATATCCTATATATGTCttctcattttttctttttgggtACGCTATTCTCCATGTATTGTGTTGAAAATATGTATGTTGTACCAAGAGATTGAAAAATTAAACTATAGAAGCTACACAAACTTGTCTTATGAAACAACGAAAAACAGGTGGCTCCGTTTTGTTGAAGCTTGAGTAAGTAGTATAATAGATTTGGGTGGCTCCGTTATGTTGAAGATCCGACCGGATTTTGTGTATTTTTTAATATACCTTATTGTGCAGATCTGACCAGAATGAATATAGTGGATTCgaagtgtattttatttcttgtatcttaGATTTGAGTGTATTCATTTTTTTCTAGTGTAAAATACTATGTTTCTTTGTATTTTTTGCCTGTATTTTGAAGATcttttttgtatacaaatgaatacagtgaatttgaagtgcatacaaatgaatacaatgaattttgtttcttgtattcagtttttgagtgtattcattaatttttttagtgcaaaatattgtgttttgtggtgtattttgaaggatatttttttgtatacaatCGATTTTAAATATATAAAGTGAATAGTGTAAAAGTAGCTACCAATGAATATAGTTGGGTTGAATACATTtgacttgaatacaacttagTTGAATACATCTGACTTGAATACAGCGAAATCTGAACTTAAATACAGTAAAATTTGACTCAACTGAATTTTCaatacaatctactgtagcgCGCAAATACAATCTACTATAGCTACgaaaagtaattatctaaagtgtAGCTATGCCTAAAAAAACTCAAAATTTAGTCATTTATGTAATTTAAATATGGTGAtatttaaattaaaataatatcATTTATTACCTATTTTCTTACCGCAAAATTAGCAATTCAATGGCACGTTAAATATGTATTGTTGATGAGTTTTCATTATTATTAATGTTTTATAGTCAACTTATTAGACAATTTATaacaaaaaattatttatgagaAAGGAAGTTTGGCAgaaaaattatcaaataccaAAAGGACACAAGCGACTAGACATTCTAAAAAGTAACCTAATTTAAATTATGTAAAATAATTACAACTCGATGAAAATCATAATTGAAAAATATTGACATTTTTATGAATGTATGAGcatgtaatttttgtatttataGATAGAAGTAGAatttttttggtatttattaagttttaatttcactcataataTTTCATGTAACGATAGTTTGTGCTAGCTAAATGTGGTGctttaaccttagttttagatGAAATTAAGGGGGAAAAATTAAAAATTCATTAAATGGACGTCAAGAATCAATTTAGTTTTTCATATATAGTTTATgcttaaaaaatattaattctaAGTTACAATTGCAATTTAtactatttttaatttaaaaaattaagttgatctaattcaatttagcttcataatttagtcaaattgactttggaaaaatgaaaaatgacaCACAAATTAATATAGGGAGCAAGAGTAATTAGTAAGATTTAATGCTTCAGTTCAAAATGATAATGTGGCTCAATGATTGCCTAAATTTTTCTAATatgtataataacaaataatgtaaaGGGTAATTTAATAATCCTTTCAGTTCATATTATATGGTGTTTTTAAATTGCGCAAGAAAGCAAGAAGCGTTTCACTAAATTATCTTAAATTAAATAATACATATTTAATATGATTTTTTGGTTATATAAAAATTCACTTATCGAAATAATGGAAAATTTGGTATAAAGAAAAACTAttataaagaacaagaaaagattcACAAAAAGTTATTGTACTACAATTCAATATACACCAATTACATAGGCGTATATAACCATTGACTTAAGATAAAGAATGagtccaaaaaataaaaataggcaAGGAAAAGATAAAACAAAGCCACGTCTAGCAACACTATTGGATTAAAATTCTTGTGATTATTACAGATTACatcctcccttatatatagtTACAATTTTTAAGTTATGTAAAAGTTCACTTTACTAAATAATGAGAaatttggttttaaaaaaaactattaataccttctcaaatatatatatatatatatatatattattttgtttaTTCGGATCAAATATAAAATCTAAAAATATCATATAATATGAACCGAAGGAAGTAAAGAGCAAGCAAAAATTCACAAAAAAATTCTACAATTTAATATACACCAATTACATATGCCCACATAAAAATTGATTTGAAGATAAAGAATGAGTCCAAAAAATGACAGTTTAATAGGCaaggaaaagagaaaataaagTCATGTATATCAACACCATAGGATTAACattcttgtgaggactacaaaatttTTGGatcctcccttatatatagtagtaaagtttACCTCCAAACTCCTCTAGGAAACAAATATAATTTAGAATGACATTTATTATAAGGGACAACTACGTGTATACacatcttaaggagaaatatttatgaaacgtgacgatagttttatatttacaaaacataacattacaaaacctatacaaaacatgcttttaaaaaaatatttttttatttaaaaaaaaaatattttttaaatatttttaaatattttttttcggtcaaaaatttatgtatggaagttgtatgaaatgtttatatctcgctcaaggcttaaaaaattcgctcaaaatttattgtatgaaaacggtatgaaacatgtatgaaatgtgtatatctcgttcaagacttaaaaaattcgctcaaaattgtgtgtatgaaaatagtatgaaatttgtatctcgctcaagtcttaaaatttcgctcacattttcatgtataaagttcatgttagatttctttaaaattaatacaactacaacaacattgtatacaactttgatacaacattatatacaagacttaaaataatcactcaaatttttgtgtatgaaatgtgtatatcttgctaaATGCTTAAAAGGTTtgctcaaattttatgtatgaagaacgtatgaaatgtgtatatctcgatcaaggcttaaacattacgctcaaaattttatgcatgagaatggtatgaaatgtgtatatctagctcaagacttagaatttcattcatatttttcgtatataaagttcatattaggtttctgaaaaattaatacaactagaacaacattgtaacaactttcatacaatattcaaggcttaaagttttcgctcacaattttgtgtatgaaaattatattaaaaatttcgctcacacatacacatttcatacacaaaaatttgaggtaatcttttaagcctttgagctaatatatatatatatatatatatatatatatatatatatataaaattaaaatattttttatttttttaaaaaatatatattttctagaaaaaaaaagaagctaaaaatatatgaaaatctgtCATGTTTCATAATATAtcattatattttgtaaataagaaaaactatctatatattttgtaataaaaaGTCTTAAGTAGCTACCCTATATAATTTTCCCATATTAAAATTCCGATAGTTCACAGCAACTCTACTATCAATTGGTACCCATACTATTTGTGATTTGTCACACATATAACATCCATTATAACATAAATTTTAAATACCGTCAACAGCTCATCAGCTTATGCACTGGTTTTGATCatcttcttctttatttctttcaGAGATGTGGATGTGTAATCCATCTCCAAAGAACAAACCGGGTTTTCGGACAATATTCCCTTCTTTTTTCATTCTCCAACTGAAAAATTTATAACGAAATAATCGGACTTTAATTTTCTCTCTTACAATCGAAACATTTTATCTTGAAATAGCGTGTTTTACTTGTACTTGGTGACAAAGTAATGAAGAAATATGGATATTTGCAGCTTGGCGAGATCAGCTCCAGCGCATAGTCTGAGACCCCCACCAAATGCCATGAAATTCCTGGATGCACTATGTAGTTCTTCCTCCTTTACATAGATATTTCCATATTTTAAGTCCATTATAAAATGCTAGTACATGAAAAGAAAATGGGGTATGTGAGATTAAATATGAATATTAGTATACGATTACTTGCCTTCCAACGCCATGGATTGAACACATGGGGGTCCTCATAGTTATTTGAATCAAGATTAACTGATGTTGGACATACTACCACCATCCAACCTGCTGGAATTGTGAATCCTGCAAAGAAAAGAACTTCTTGTAGTGGCTGGTGTTTGAAGATTTGAACAATATGAGTCATCTTTATGAATTGCATAATTTCTGTTGCTTTCAACATAAtgtatttttaaaataaacttagCAATGATAAAATGACAGTACTAGTATAGCAAACTAGCAACTGCCAGTGCAAAAATAGATGCATGACATTTGAAAGCAAATAGACAGGATATCGAATAACTTATTCCAGGCACGATATTGGCTAGTCTTACTATTTCATTCACAACCTGCAGCTCAGTTCAAAATCATtagcacaagaaaagaaaaaaacagaaGGTAAGTTTATATTTAGTAATATAAGAAGTACCTTGAACAATTTAAATTAAGTTAAAGTCAGAGATACCATATGAAAGATAATGTGTTAGAAATTCTCCATTCAGTGGACTCATTGTTAATATAATTGTACATGGACATGCTATCAATTAAAGACGCTCATTTTTCTGATCTAATAAAGTGTTATTTTTATGAGCTACATATAAATCTTATGCTGTAAGGTATGGATTTTATATGTGTAGAAACCTAGTTAACTCTTCAGTTATAATTAATGGGTTCATAACTGAAGAATTACACCTCTTCTGAAAGGTTACATCTGAAGAGTTATGTCTCTTCCGAAGAGGTGCCTCACTATTATATATTGGTTGTGGTCCCTAAATCTGTTACTGAATTCTTTTCCTCTCTGGCCCATTAAGAGAAGTGTCACAAAGAAAGTAACAAGACCTAGAATATCCTGCCTTCCTTCTATCGATTCTTTATAATGGATCAAGGTAAGTGCCCTTACTGTTCTTCTAGATTTCTATATCGATGTCTAATGATTTGCTTGCGATCTTGTGGAGTGTATAAACTTTTCCAACTAGTGATATCAGTGCACGGTCTAGTTAGATCATTAGACATATTTTTCCGTATTTTTGGGGTTAAATTCGGATATGAAAACACGTTTATTTTTCCAAGTTTGTTGGAAATTTCTGCATTTGTTTTCTGGGGAGGATTTTTTCTGTTTCTTTACAGAGAATTTTGGGACTGTTCTCCATTTCTTTTACGTGTTATTTACCGATTTCGGTCAAATATTTTGTTGGgttttttgatattggtgaatgggaaatgatgagatgaaaagtgaagggaatataaaaggtcccttttgctttgggaaatgtaaaaggttccttgtgctttggttaaagcatctgtcccacataggaaaaagagagaaaaagagaggtgtacatattacattacaccttctctagttgctaaaagggttgagggggaaaggaccccacgcgccgtcgtcgtcgctcgctcggctcggcttcggcttcggcttcggcttcggatttAAAACGTACATTTTCTAaaaggttgcaaacctttctGAAAAGCAGTGTgttaatggctataaattccagttaatattcagattattacttacgaattttctgaaatcctctattcttctactcttcttaaaagttttcttttctgtgtgatatactgccattgactggttcgccgctaccagaatttggagtactactattttggtaagataatcgttctatcctgggaggggatattccatcaacctcgagtactgtgaggggaataatttccttaaggacacactttgaactaagtgggctcgattatgttctgaatatattttttctaacattgtttctgttcatttgtccattttctgtaatttactggttttaagtttttacagattgtgtaatCTGCTTTACTAAGTGTTTTATAGATTCAGAAACTTTATTTAGACTTATACAGATTATTCTTAGACAACATATTTTTTGGGAGAAGTTCTACGTGGCAGCATTCTGAATCAACTAGATTCCCTTTGTTAAGTATTTAACAATTATAATGGATCAAGACATTTATGATGGCCGAATGTCAACTTGGATAATATTGTTGATTTTGCAGAAGAAAGAACAACGTGGATTCTTGTGTTtcaattcctttcttcttttaaaaacttttttttaaaaggatGGTTAGATTAAGCGGGTGGCAGAGTGTTCAAAGTGGAAAGCACCATAGTTCACTCACTGCGTTATGTTCTTTTGGTGTAATTTATGTGCATATCCGATTCTGCATATCTATTTATGTTTATGCAATTTAAAGTGTTATCTTGGTCTAAgttattaatttttatttttgcgGTTTCTTTAAGATTAATATTTTAAAGAACTAACCAAAATATATTAAAGGATAATTTAGTGTCAATTTTTCCGGATTTAATGAGGTTTCCGGAGTTGCCAAAGCACTCTGATACCATAAAGTACTAAGTTCGGAAgatttcatatgaaatatgacaTTAGAACTTGATGTGTAAATGTCAAGAATTTTTTCATTAAATCTAACGTTTGGGTATTTTCCAACGGAttccaaaataataatatattagAATGTGATGAATTTCATTTGGAATGAAATTGAATTAAAGGACAAAAGTCATGAGATTTTCTTAAATCTAAGATTTTAGGATGGCTAACGCATCCTAAAATTATAAGGTATTAGATTTTGAAAATTCATATGGAGTATGACATTAAAACAATACCATTAATACCAAAGATTACATGTCTACAAATTTGAGAGTAGCCAAAGCATCTTAAATTTGATAGTCAAAATGTGTCAACCTTATAAAGGTATGATATTAATATTGCATTCAATTCATTAGGTAATTAATCAGTCGCCCAGAGGTACGGTTAATATGAGGGAATTGATTGGGGTAGAATGAGACATTTAAATATTAAGAACGAATTTTCCGGTTGCCTCAAGGTATGGTAAAGTTCGAAGAATTTTTTGTATTTAAATTGTTTCAGTTCCATAGTTAGTAAGTTCCATGCGATTTGCAAACTTCTGCCCAAAGGTGATGTTGGAATTTACTAGTGTCAAGTTCAATATTTGTCTCATAGCACAAAAGTAACTTTGAAATTTTGATAGTTTTCTGCATCATCCGGTAGAGTTTTTATGTAGATTTTTTGTGCTTTTTCGAATTTTCTGGATTAAGTTTTGCATAAAGCAAACATCTACATTTTCCTGGTTGCCTTTTGGAGATGTCTTTTCTGCTAATTTTTCGCTATGCATAAAAGAAATAGTTATTTGTACTGGGAATGGAATTATATTGTGTGTGCTTCTTGTTTCAGATGGAATTGATTAGTCTAATATGTTGCTAAAGTAACCTCTATTagataaaatttatttattttgaacaTTAAGCATGCTTTGTCTATGCAAAATAATTATTCCAAAGGAAGATTATTTTGGCCAGATTAAGGATAGTCATGAATATGTGATACATTTAGTAATATCATGCCGGTAATGTGTCGGTCCAAAGAAAGACATATTACTAGGCCGTTTTGATAGTCAATATTTATGAACTATGTATAAGAGTACCACTTACAAATTATTATTTATGTCCAAAGACTGAATAATAATGTTGTGTTAGGTATCTTGAGATGAGCCCTTTTAGGGTATATATGTGTTTGGAATATGTATATCCGAAGTTCGTCGAAACTAAAGCATATACACATTAAATATCTAATTGTGTGAAGGGAAGAGTTTAGAGTTTTCTTGTGTCAATAGAGCATATTAGTGCAAACTCTATCATTGCGGATCTGCTCATGAAAGGTTGCAACATAAAGTTTTTTTTATGAGCTTATATGGATGTCATTGGACTTTATGATGAGCCACTTCAGTGGGAGTTTGTTGTTTTAtttatgcttttgacatgttTAAGTATATTCTCTGTACAGATTAAAGTTTTATGAATTCATGAATT carries:
- the LOC132635629 gene encoding tyramine N-feruloyltransferase 4/11-like, whose translation is MAAAPQQPTLSETITTDSSSESNVTIKEKIYTRLRLATKADRHHIYQLFYQNHEYHNDTHLFKATESSLGNLLFKENPLPLYYGPTILLLEVSPTPFNESKHTTDQGFKPVLTKFDLKFPVVEGEAEEFRSKYDEGNDKHDVFIAGYAFFYVNYSCFYDKPGFRFEDLYFRESYRKLGMGRLLFGTVVSIAANNGFVSVEGIVAVWNKKSYDFYIDMGVEIFDEFRCGRLYGEALQKYADKEKSDGGGY